In one Chitinophaga sancti genomic region, the following are encoded:
- a CDS encoding MBOAT family O-acyltransferase, with amino-acid sequence MTIELNKIISLLTYNPKNPILFNSAFFMYYFAVFLLFYLAASSNKRARVAVFTVFSLYFFYMACGMYVGLVLLSAVVDFNLSRWIYRSEKAGFRKRLLILSIVLNLGLLFYFKYTNFFIDLMNEMAHGNIQPLKLILPIGISFYTFENLSYTVDVYKREFKPVDDFMDYLFFLSFFPKLMMGPIVRAADFIPQIYKPYVLDREDIGKGMYLIIAGLFKKVVISDFINQNFVQYIFDDPAKHTGLECLLGVYGYALIIYCDFSGYSDMALGIARWTGFKIPANFDSPYQSSSITEFWRRWHISLSSWLRDYLYIPLGGNRKGKVRQFVNLFLTMLIGGFWHGASWNFIFWGGLHGTALAVDKVRIDYLKQKGGGPSGFWGGVLKVIGVLITFNFVCFCWIFFKASTFSDAWSLIHQVVYDFQPEVWLELYNGYTAVFWVMLLAFVLHFLPKKMELGTENLLGKVPVVGNVVIMVVFIWLMAQVKSSQTMLPIYLQF; translated from the coding sequence ATGACGATAGAGCTGAATAAAATCATAAGTCTACTGACGTATAATCCGAAGAATCCTATCCTGTTTAATAGTGCATTCTTCATGTACTATTTTGCAGTGTTCCTGCTGTTTTACCTGGCGGCGAGTAGTAATAAACGAGCCCGGGTAGCGGTATTCACTGTTTTCTCTTTGTACTTCTTTTATATGGCCTGCGGCATGTATGTGGGGCTGGTGCTGTTATCGGCAGTGGTGGATTTCAACTTGTCCAGGTGGATTTACAGATCGGAGAAGGCGGGGTTCAGGAAGCGATTGCTCATATTAAGTATCGTGTTGAACCTGGGGCTGTTGTTTTATTTTAAGTATACCAATTTCTTTATTGACCTGATGAATGAGATGGCGCATGGAAACATCCAGCCATTGAAGCTGATATTGCCGATTGGTATATCCTTTTACACATTTGAGAACCTGAGTTATACGGTGGATGTATACAAGCGGGAGTTCAAGCCTGTGGATGATTTTATGGATTACCTGTTCTTCCTGTCATTCTTCCCTAAGCTGATGATGGGGCCGATTGTGCGGGCTGCTGATTTCATTCCGCAAATTTACAAGCCTTATGTACTGGATAGAGAGGACATTGGAAAGGGCATGTACCTGATAATAGCGGGTTTGTTTAAGAAGGTGGTGATCTCGGATTTTATTAATCAGAATTTCGTTCAGTATATTTTTGATGATCCGGCTAAGCATACGGGCTTAGAGTGTTTGCTTGGGGTGTATGGGTATGCGCTGATCATTTATTGTGACTTTTCCGGGTATTCTGATATGGCGTTGGGTATTGCCCGCTGGACCGGGTTTAAGATCCCGGCGAACTTCGATTCTCCGTATCAGAGTAGCAGTATTACAGAGTTCTGGCGCAGGTGGCATATTTCCCTGTCTTCCTGGCTGAGGGATTACCTGTATATTCCTTTGGGGGGTAATCGTAAGGGAAAGGTAAGACAGTTTGTGAACCTGTTCCTGACCATGTTGATTGGAGGTTTCTGGCATGGTGCGAGCTGGAATTTTATCTTCTGGGGTGGTTTGCATGGAACGGCGCTGGCGGTAGACAAGGTGAGGATTGATTACCTGAAGCAAAAAGGAGGAGGACCTTCCGGTTTCTGGGGTGGTGTGCTGAAGGTGATTGGGGTATTGATCACGTTCAATTTTGTGTGTTTCTGCTGGATATTCTTTAAGGCTTCGACCTTTTCAGATGCATGGTCATTGATTCACCAGGTAGTGTACGATTTCCAGCCGGAAGTATGGTTGGAATTGTATAATGGATATACGGCGGTGTTCTGGGTGATGCTGCTGGCGTTTGTATTGCATTTCCTGCCGAAGAAGATGGAGCTGGGCACGGAGAATCTTTTGGGGAAAGTGCCGGTTGTTGGGAATGTGGTGATTATGGTGGTATTCATCTGGTTAATGGCACAGGTGAAAAGTTCACAGACGATGTTACCGATATATTTGCAATTCTAA
- a CDS encoding porin, with protein sequence MRLKLLPIVGVFVLLSSVAKAQFLMDMIDTTTELGKGMISLYHKYDAVRFSGYIQPQFQYAQAKGIESYAGGNFVEHVNNRFMLRRGRFRLDYQHYNKDNMPVVQFAFQFDGTEKGVFIRDFFGRLFENRWDVFSVTTGMFARPFGFEINLSSSDRETPERGRMTQILMKTERDLGAMVTFEPRRANHPLRFLRLDAGLFNGQGLSATADFDSHKDLIARLSFKPLRLNAANWRLSGSISCLYGGMEQFTNNIYRINSAGSFKVDSSTANIGKIAPRHYYGADLQLKIPNGSKRGYTELRGEYIRGVQTATAGTTETPAAIPMNGALNAPLYIRNFDGAYFYFLQNLGNPQDLLVLKYDWYDPNRDVKGKEIGSAGAGLSKADIRYDTFGAGYVHYFNANTKLMLFYDWVRNETTALDGFTEDVKDNVFTCRIQYRF encoded by the coding sequence ATGCGGCTTAAGCTTCTGCCGATTGTCGGTGTGTTCGTTCTCCTTTCCTCTGTGGCAAAGGCGCAGTTCCTTATGGATATGATTGATACCACCACTGAACTTGGGAAAGGTATGATCTCCTTATACCATAAATACGATGCTGTAAGGTTTAGCGGTTATATCCAGCCTCAATTTCAATACGCCCAGGCCAAAGGGATCGAGTCCTATGCCGGTGGCAACTTTGTTGAACATGTGAACAACCGTTTCATGCTTCGCCGTGGCCGTTTCCGCCTCGACTACCAACATTACAACAAGGATAACATGCCGGTCGTTCAGTTTGCTTTCCAGTTTGACGGAACTGAAAAAGGCGTATTTATCCGTGACTTCTTTGGGCGTTTGTTTGAAAACCGCTGGGATGTATTTTCTGTTACCACAGGTATGTTTGCCCGGCCTTTTGGGTTTGAGATCAACTTATCTTCCAGTGACAGGGAAACACCTGAACGTGGGCGAATGACACAGATCCTGATGAAAACGGAAAGGGATTTAGGGGCGATGGTCACTTTCGAACCCCGCCGGGCGAATCATCCGCTTCGTTTTTTGCGCCTGGATGCGGGCTTGTTTAATGGCCAGGGCTTATCTGCCACTGCTGATTTTGATAGTCACAAAGACCTGATTGCCCGTTTATCTTTTAAGCCACTGCGCTTAAATGCGGCCAACTGGCGTTTGTCAGGCAGTATTTCCTGTTTGTACGGAGGCATGGAGCAGTTTACCAACAACATTTACAGGATTAATAGTGCGGGTAGTTTCAAGGTAGACTCATCTACTGCCAATATCGGTAAGATCGCACCCCGTCATTATTATGGCGCTGACCTGCAGCTGAAAATTCCGAATGGCAGTAAGCGGGGGTATACTGAGCTGAGAGGGGAATACATTCGTGGCGTACAAACTGCTACTGCAGGTACGACTGAAACCCCGGCGGCTATTCCGATGAACGGTGCGCTGAATGCGCCATTGTATATCCGTAATTTTGATGGGGCCTACTTTTATTTCCTGCAAAACCTGGGAAATCCGCAGGATCTGCTGGTGCTGAAATATGACTGGTATGATCCAAACCGGGATGTAAAGGGAAAGGAAATTGGTAGTGCTGGTGCGGGTCTTTCAAAAGCAGATATTCGTTATGATACATTTGGTGCCGGGTATGTGCATTATTTTAATGCCAACACAAAACTGATGTTGTTTTATGATTGGGTAAGGAATGAGACTACCGCATTGGATGGGTTTACGGAGGATGTGAAGGATAATGTGTTTACTTGTAGAATTCAATATCGTTTCTAA
- a CDS encoding sensor histidine kinase gives MASEKNGLISRYYNHYSLWSMFKAKNLSPQKLAGFTALILATVITLGTVLIDSDWKIIATAFVLTFLTSYYLYLYTLQNFIYRKIKLIYKFIYQTKASKREEFFNKNILPLKTIEEVSEDVEKWASQKKEELDSLRRNEAYRKEFLLNLSHELKTPIFAVQGYIHTLLDGAMDDPKVNRLFLKNSTKNIERLCRLIDDLDEISKLESGEMTINAENFVIQDLIRDVFDTLSLKANTKGIKFNVKKGCEAPIHVLADKEKVRQVLINLIDNSIKYGRTDGHTVASIYIMDDKRVLVEISDDGIGIAEEHLPRVFERFYRTDRARSRDIGGTGLGLAIVKHIVEAHGQTINIRSKPEIGSTFGFTLEKGE, from the coding sequence ATGGCAAGTGAAAAAAATGGGTTAATTTCCCGGTATTACAATCATTACTCATTGTGGAGTATGTTCAAAGCCAAAAACCTTTCCCCGCAAAAACTCGCGGGTTTTACCGCACTAATCCTTGCAACGGTTATTACGTTGGGGACCGTTTTAATTGATAGTGACTGGAAGATCATCGCCACCGCGTTTGTACTCACCTTCCTTACGTCTTACTACCTGTATCTGTATACCTTACAGAACTTTATCTACAGAAAGATCAAGCTGATTTATAAATTCATTTACCAAACGAAAGCCTCCAAGAGAGAAGAGTTTTTTAATAAAAACATCCTCCCCTTAAAGACCATCGAAGAGGTAAGTGAAGATGTGGAAAAATGGGCCAGTCAGAAGAAAGAAGAACTGGATAGCCTGCGCAGAAACGAAGCCTATCGCAAAGAGTTCCTGCTGAACCTGAGCCATGAGCTGAAGACACCCATTTTTGCTGTCCAGGGTTATATCCATACCCTGCTGGATGGTGCCATGGATGACCCGAAAGTGAATAGGCTGTTCCTTAAAAATTCTACCAAGAACATTGAGCGCCTTTGCCGCCTGATCGACGACCTCGATGAGATCTCCAAACTGGAAAGCGGTGAGATGACGATCAATGCGGAGAACTTTGTGATCCAGGACCTGATCAGGGATGTATTTGATACCCTGTCGCTGAAAGCAAATACCAAGGGGATCAAATTCAATGTAAAGAAAGGCTGCGAAGCCCCCATACATGTACTGGCTGATAAAGAAAAGGTGAGACAGGTGCTCATCAACCTGATCGATAACTCTATCAAATATGGCCGTACAGACGGGCATACCGTAGCAAGCATCTATATCATGGATGACAAACGCGTACTGGTAGAGATCTCTGACGATGGCATCGGTATTGCGGAAGAACACCTGCCACGTGTATTCGAACGTTTCTATCGTACCGACAGGGCACGCTCCCGGGATATTGGTGGCACAGGCCTGGGACTCGCCATCGTAAAGCACATCGTAGAAGCACATGGCCAGACGATTAATATCAGAAGCAAGCCGGAGATCGGTAGTACTTTTGGGTTTACACTAGAGAAAGGAGAGTAA
- a CDS encoding response regulator transcription factor, with the protein MMEQAVAGKILVVDDELDILEIISYNLKSAGYDTVTAKDGIEAIQKAKVFRPDLIMLDIMMPNKNGIDTCREIRKIPEFKDTMVLFLTALNDEKSEVDGLNMGADDYIAKPIKPKLLVSRINALFRRLHKTEELQVHLGDLIIDREKFTVTYKGQEIILAKKEFELLQLLASKPGRVFLRNEILNQVWGTEVIVGDRTIDVHIRKIRQKIGIDLITTVKGVGYKFEM; encoded by the coding sequence ATGATGGAACAAGCGGTAGCAGGCAAGATCTTAGTGGTGGACGATGAGCTCGATATCCTTGAGATTATCAGTTATAATCTTAAGTCTGCCGGGTATGATACAGTAACTGCCAAAGATGGTATTGAGGCGATCCAGAAAGCAAAAGTGTTCCGTCCGGACCTGATTATGCTGGACATTATGATGCCGAATAAAAACGGGATCGACACTTGTCGCGAGATCAGAAAAATTCCTGAATTTAAAGACACCATGGTGCTCTTTCTCACTGCCCTCAATGATGAAAAATCGGAGGTAGACGGACTGAACATGGGTGCTGATGACTATATCGCAAAACCAATCAAGCCCAAATTACTTGTAAGCCGTATCAATGCATTGTTCCGCCGTCTGCACAAGACCGAAGAACTGCAGGTACACCTGGGTGATCTGATCATAGACAGGGAGAAATTTACAGTGACCTATAAAGGACAGGAAATCATCCTGGCTAAGAAAGAATTTGAACTATTACAACTATTGGCTTCCAAACCAGGCCGCGTATTCCTCCGCAACGAGATCCTTAACCAGGTATGGGGTACAGAAGTAATCGTAGGTGATCGTACCATCGATGTACATATCCGTAAAATCCGCCAGAAAATTGGAATCGATCTCATTACCACCGTTAAAGGCGTAGGTTACAAGTTCGAAATGTAA
- a CDS encoding DUF1003 domain-containing protein: MQNFISDLSGNEFPANEKINCRNVRKSVMDMIRKDHPDLSSKSKISLSELNKYRQHYFEHLFAKEIGELTEMEKTVIEKLRDNETLTDKLDDGDGTNLTLGQRVADKIADFGGSWTFIISFFVFILLWMAANFFWLVNKGFDPYPFILLNLILSCLAALQAPVIMMSQNRQEEKDRIRAKNDYMINLKSELEVRILHEKIDHLIIHQQQDMMEMQQTQIEMLSEMSQSIKKLNGEGNINHREGNGNGKKTE; encoded by the coding sequence ATGCAAAACTTCATCAGCGATCTTTCAGGCAACGAATTCCCCGCCAATGAAAAGATCAACTGCCGAAACGTTCGTAAATCCGTTATGGACATGATTCGCAAGGATCATCCGGATCTCAGCAGTAAATCCAAAATATCGCTTTCTGAACTCAACAAATACAGGCAGCACTATTTCGAACACCTTTTTGCCAAAGAAATAGGCGAACTCACCGAAATGGAGAAAACTGTCATTGAAAAACTCCGTGACAACGAAACCCTGACAGACAAACTGGATGACGGCGATGGTACCAACCTTACCCTGGGCCAGCGGGTAGCCGATAAAATAGCCGATTTTGGTGGTAGCTGGACCTTTATCATCTCATTCTTCGTCTTTATCCTCCTCTGGATGGCTGCCAATTTCTTCTGGCTGGTCAACAAAGGCTTCGATCCATACCCTTTCATCCTCCTCAACCTCATCCTCTCCTGCCTGGCTGCCCTACAGGCACCGGTCATCATGATGAGCCAGAACCGCCAGGAAGAAAAAGACCGGATCAGGGCCAAAAATGACTACATGATCAACCTGAAGTCGGAACTGGAAGTAAGGATCCTGCACGAAAAGATCGATCACCTCATTATTCACCAACAGCAGGATATGATGGAAATGCAGCAAACCCAGATCGAAATGCTCTCCGAAATGTCGCAATCCATCAAAAAGCTCAATGGCGAAGGGAACATTAATCACAGGGAAGGAAATGGCAATGGCAAAAAAACGGAATAA
- a CDS encoding ABC transporter ATP-binding protein yields MILTVLLAVISPMRPYLIQLTVDKYIANQMMQMLIYISIIQIGLLLLETVFRFYFSYLTNWLGQSVVKDMRVAVYKKIIHLNLAFFDKTPIGTLTTRTINDIEAINDVFSEGLISIIADMLMIVAILGVMFYEDWRLTLISLSPFPILIIATYIFKESVNKSFFRVRNAVASLNAYVQEHLTGIVIVQAFSAEKREYARFRQINKEHRRANVDAIFAYSVFFPVVEIILAISLGLMVWWGANKVLNYEVTQGVMIAFIMYLNMLFRPLRMLADKFNTLQMGMVASERVFKIMDSDDYIPDNGIESAAKMRGAITFDHVYFAYKEQEYVLKDINFHGDPGETIAIVGHTGSGKTTIISILNRLYEIQQGSIRIDGKDIREYALQSLRSKIGVVLQDVFLFAGSIYENITLRNPDISREQVEQAARLIGMHDFIMQLPGGYDYQVMERGSTLSLGQRQLISFVRALLYDPAILILDEATSSVDTESEMLIQRAIDKLIADRTSIVIAHRLSTISKADKIIVLDKGVVKEMGSHEELLKLEGFYYKLHSMQFKQPDTI; encoded by the coding sequence ATGATTTTGACGGTATTACTGGCAGTAATCTCGCCCATGCGACCTTACCTGATCCAGCTCACCGTCGATAAGTACATTGCTAACCAGATGATGCAAATGCTGATCTACATTTCCATCATCCAGATCGGGTTGCTGCTGCTGGAAACGGTGTTCCGCTTTTATTTCTCGTACCTGACCAACTGGCTGGGGCAATCGGTGGTGAAAGATATGCGTGTAGCAGTGTACAAAAAGATCATTCATCTCAATCTCGCCTTCTTCGACAAGACCCCCATCGGCACCCTTACCACCCGCACCATCAACGATATCGAAGCAATCAACGACGTATTTTCCGAAGGACTTATTTCTATCATTGCAGACATGCTCATGATCGTAGCGATCCTGGGAGTTATGTTCTACGAGGACTGGCGTCTTACATTGATCAGCCTGTCTCCGTTCCCTATCCTGATCATTGCTACTTATATCTTCAAGGAGAGTGTAAATAAATCATTTTTCAGGGTGCGTAATGCAGTAGCATCGCTGAATGCATATGTGCAGGAGCACCTGACAGGTATTGTGATTGTACAGGCATTCTCTGCAGAAAAAAGAGAATACGCACGTTTCAGGCAGATCAATAAGGAGCACAGGCGGGCGAACGTCGACGCGATCTTTGCGTACTCTGTATTCTTTCCTGTAGTAGAAATTATTCTTGCTATTTCCCTGGGCCTGATGGTTTGGTGGGGTGCTAATAAAGTATTGAATTACGAAGTAACGCAGGGGGTGATGATTGCGTTTATCATGTACCTGAATATGCTGTTTCGTCCACTGCGGATGCTGGCAGACAAGTTCAATACCTTGCAGATGGGGATGGTGGCCAGTGAACGTGTGTTTAAGATCATGGACAGCGATGATTACATTCCTGATAATGGTATAGAAAGTGCTGCAAAGATGCGTGGTGCCATTACTTTCGATCATGTTTACTTTGCATATAAGGAACAGGAATATGTGCTGAAGGATATTAACTTTCATGGGGATCCGGGAGAGACCATTGCGATAGTGGGACATACGGGTTCGGGAAAGACAACAATTATCAGTATATTGAACCGGCTGTACGAGATTCAGCAGGGTAGTATCCGCATTGATGGAAAAGACATCAGGGAATATGCCTTGCAATCATTGCGCAGCAAGATTGGAGTTGTATTGCAGGATGTATTCCTCTTTGCAGGTTCCATTTATGAAAATATTACGCTCCGTAACCCCGACATATCAAGGGAGCAGGTAGAGCAAGCTGCCCGTCTCATTGGCATGCATGATTTCATTATGCAGTTGCCGGGAGGATACGATTATCAGGTGATGGAAAGGGGAAGTACCCTTTCGCTGGGACAACGTCAGCTGATCTCGTTTGTAAGAGCTTTATTATATGACCCTGCCATTCTGATCCTGGATGAGGCTACATCTTCAGTTGATACAGAGTCTGAAATGTTGATCCAGCGGGCTATTGATAAGTTGATAGCAGACCGTACGTCTATTGTGATTGCCCACCGTTTATCCACTATCAGTAAGGCTGATAAAATTATTGTGCTGGATAAAGGAGTGGTGAAGGAAATGGGATCGCATGAGGAGTTGTTGAAGCTGGAGGGATTCTATTATAAGCTGCATAGTATGCAGTTTAAACAGCCGGATACTATTTAG
- a CDS encoding DUF3857 domain-containing protein yields the protein MRRSTMRVLLCCIAFLAVTTQTHAGDYEKAWEALHKNDKVHAYELFRKTLKSDPAHRQNAYAALMLMENFDGRGDSFLSKYPAPFTTITDLNPYTYALWFLGGVLGTYDIKKGPQLDNLNTVISDPRFHGSLHAAAKYFKGFHYSQSRHDAESRDFFNQIGALGNWQFAGPFDNISGSGFNKDYGPLKEPAAGKGFTSYNNTHIDWFKTVVNEYDGWIFVESLFPAANAVGYAQTFVNSPVDQDAILCLGGKGSLKAWMNDKLLIAEEEELATELDKFNVRVHLKKGYNRVLVQVGFTSESSSPNFIVRLTDDKYEPLKGISATADVQAYPVDKSTDMPELLPHFAEAYFKKQVEKYPNDPMNAILLARVYNRNEQYDKSKEVLSGWFEKNPGDPLLAYQYLDCLGAAYDRTNLSAIVEMLKQTDPENTYIIQAHETELENEKKWADALEVVNKLESREGQSIWTISKKIYLHANLQHIDSMVTLLKQAYESYPDSYDITAGMYQYYKQMVRNTAEARKTLEQYAVGHSNLRLRQQLADDYFEQNEPEKGLATLRDMITSSPAYLSVYSPIVKHFFASQQYDSAIHYLEIENGISPYSASPLGSIAACYLQKGDKEKALDYYRRALTLNSAETTYREKIRELQNKPDVFSYFPKTDYYAVINKELKAPQDTTKSYYYIFDEENVVLYGEGASERVMNAAIHINRKDAIDQWKELSIPYNSTYSDLTIIKAEVLKANGTRITAETYNNDIVFTRLEPGDVIYYNYKVSNYGIGRLGREFWDKFYFQASVPSKLARYSLMVAAPLSINYEMKNADDVKPVESDHENFHMYTWEMKNLPAFKDESYSPAFGDIGKVLHVSTVKSWDVIAEWYSDVTRQQSRESFDVLKTLQQIFPNGAAGKLSDDEKAKRIYDYIEQNISYSSVAFRQGAYIPQRAGRTLNTRLGDCKDVSTLFVALARKVGLDANLVLVSTRQNGQQSMVLPSMEFNHCIARFKNGENYRYLELTDNQLPYHALPQNDVGAQILNIPFNYDTKESIGLLKPADKYEVMLDRRSKIQVGATDLHVQTTLIVTGERAAGTRGRYIGMDEEETRKALQQNIGAGYKNPVELDSFKMTNLDNLADSVLLSSSYTVKNEVIGVGDMHMVRPTFTDVVATSDAVSNEARNYPFEYWQYENVDHYNVEIEMDLPEGKVFDQVPSDVKATFRDMRYELTYRKVGPGKLIINRRFLTNIIDNIPASEVAQMKEFFNLIVNAEQKYISFK from the coding sequence ATGAGACGAAGTACTATGAGAGTGCTATTATGCTGTATTGCGTTCTTAGCTGTCACCACACAAACCCATGCAGGCGATTATGAGAAAGCCTGGGAAGCACTACACAAAAACGACAAAGTACATGCTTATGAATTGTTCCGGAAAACATTGAAGAGCGACCCGGCCCACAGGCAAAACGCTTATGCAGCCCTTATGCTGATGGAGAACTTTGATGGGCGTGGCGATTCTTTCCTGAGCAAATACCCGGCACCATTCACAACGATCACTGACCTGAACCCGTATACCTATGCGTTGTGGTTTTTAGGCGGTGTATTAGGAACCTACGACATTAAAAAAGGTCCGCAGCTGGATAACCTGAACACGGTGATCAGTGATCCCCGTTTCCATGGTTCCCTGCATGCTGCTGCAAAATATTTCAAGGGATTTCATTACTCGCAGAGCCGGCATGATGCGGAATCAAGAGATTTCTTTAACCAGATTGGTGCATTGGGCAACTGGCAGTTTGCCGGGCCATTTGACAACATCAGCGGCAGTGGTTTCAATAAAGACTACGGCCCTCTGAAAGAACCTGCTGCAGGCAAAGGATTTACCTCGTATAATAACACCCATATAGACTGGTTCAAAACAGTTGTAAATGAATATGATGGATGGATATTCGTAGAATCATTGTTCCCGGCGGCGAATGCTGTCGGTTATGCACAGACATTTGTAAATTCCCCGGTCGACCAGGATGCGATCCTTTGCCTGGGGGGTAAAGGAAGTCTGAAGGCATGGATGAATGATAAATTGTTGATTGCAGAAGAAGAGGAGCTCGCTACTGAATTGGATAAATTCAATGTGCGTGTGCATCTGAAGAAGGGTTATAACCGGGTACTGGTGCAGGTTGGTTTTACTTCAGAAAGTTCATCGCCGAATTTTATCGTTCGCCTTACAGATGATAAATACGAACCATTAAAAGGAATTTCTGCTACAGCAGATGTACAGGCTTATCCGGTGGATAAAAGCACGGATATGCCGGAACTGTTGCCACACTTTGCGGAGGCATATTTCAAAAAGCAGGTAGAGAAATACCCGAATGACCCTATGAATGCTATTTTGCTGGCAAGGGTATACAACCGTAATGAGCAGTATGATAAATCAAAAGAAGTATTGTCCGGATGGTTTGAAAAGAATCCCGGGGATCCGCTGCTGGCTTATCAATACCTGGATTGCCTTGGGGCCGCTTACGACAGAACCAATCTTTCTGCCATCGTAGAAATGCTGAAGCAAACGGATCCTGAAAATACCTACATCATACAGGCACATGAAACAGAGCTGGAAAACGAGAAGAAATGGGCCGATGCACTGGAGGTAGTGAATAAGCTGGAATCCCGTGAAGGACAAAGCATCTGGACCATTTCTAAAAAGATATACCTGCATGCAAACCTCCAGCATATAGATAGCATGGTTACCCTGCTAAAGCAGGCATATGAATCATATCCTGATTCTTATGATATCACAGCGGGGATGTACCAGTACTACAAGCAGATGGTGAGAAATACTGCGGAAGCGCGGAAAACCCTGGAGCAATATGCAGTTGGGCATTCCAATCTTCGCCTGCGTCAACAACTGGCTGACGATTATTTTGAGCAGAATGAACCGGAGAAAGGTTTAGCTACGTTGCGTGATATGATAACATCTTCACCAGCCTATCTCTCAGTATATTCGCCCATTGTGAAGCATTTCTTTGCATCGCAGCAATATGATTCTGCTATTCACTACCTGGAAATTGAAAATGGCATCAGCCCTTATAGTGCCAGTCCACTGGGCTCCATAGCGGCCTGTTATCTGCAAAAAGGAGATAAGGAGAAAGCACTGGATTATTACAGACGCGCCCTCACGCTCAATTCAGCAGAAACGACTTACAGAGAAAAAATACGTGAGCTGCAAAATAAGCCGGATGTATTCAGTTATTTTCCGAAGACGGATTATTACGCGGTGATCAACAAGGAGCTGAAAGCTCCGCAGGATACAACGAAGAGTTACTATTACATCTTTGACGAGGAGAATGTAGTACTATATGGTGAAGGTGCCAGTGAAAGGGTGATGAATGCTGCGATACACATTAACCGGAAAGATGCGATTGACCAGTGGAAAGAGCTGTCGATTCCTTATAACAGCACTTATTCTGATCTGACCATCATCAAAGCAGAGGTATTGAAAGCGAATGGTACCAGGATTACTGCGGAGACTTACAACAATGATATCGTGTTTACCCGTCTCGAACCGGGAGATGTGATTTATTACAATTACAAGGTGAGCAATTATGGAATTGGTCGTTTAGGTCGTGAGTTCTGGGATAAATTTTACTTCCAGGCGTCTGTGCCTTCAAAGCTGGCGCGGTATAGTCTGATGGTAGCAGCTCCGCTCAGCATCAACTATGAAATGAAGAATGCGGATGATGTAAAACCTGTGGAAAGTGATCATGAAAACTTCCACATGTATACCTGGGAAATGAAGAATTTGCCTGCATTCAAAGATGAATCTTATAGTCCTGCATTTGGAGACATTGGAAAGGTATTGCATGTATCGACTGTGAAGTCATGGGATGTGATTGCAGAATGGTATAGTGATGTAACCCGTCAGCAATCCAGGGAGAGCTTTGATGTGTTGAAGACCCTGCAGCAGATCTTTCCTAACGGGGCTGCGGGCAAACTGAGTGATGATGAGAAGGCTAAACGGATCTACGACTATATAGAACAAAACATCAGTTATAGTTCAGTGGCATTCAGGCAGGGGGCGTATATCCCTCAGCGGGCGGGCAGGACATTGAATACCCGTTTGGGTGATTGTAAGGATGTGAGCACCCTTTTTGTAGCCCTGGCCCGAAAGGTGGGTTTGGATGCTAACCTGGTATTGGTAAGCACGCGTCAGAACGGGCAGCAGAGCATGGTACTGCCATCAATGGAGTTCAATCACTGTATAGCCAGGTTTAAGAATGGGGAAAACTACCGCTACCTGGAACTGACTGATAATCAATTGCCTTATCATGCATTACCCCAGAATGATGTGGGGGCGCAAATTCTGAATATTCCTTTTAATTATGATACAAAGGAGTCAATTGGTTTGCTGAAGCCGGCAGACAAGTATGAAGTGATGCTGGATCGCCGGTCAAAGATCCAGGTAGGGGCAACAGACCTGCACGTACAGACGACCCTGATAGTAACGGGTGAGCGGGCTGCCGGTACACGTGGCCGTTATATAGGCATGGATGAAGAAGAGACCAGGAAAGCCCTGCAACAGAATATCGGGGCTGGGTATAAGAACCCGGTCGAACTGGATAGCTTTAAGATGACAAATCTGGATAATCTGGCGGATTCTGTGCTGTTGAGTTCATCTTATACTGTTAAGAATGAGGTAATTGGGGTGGGAGACATGCATATGGTGAGGCCGACATTTACAGATGTGGTGGCTACCAGTGATGCGGTTAGCAATGAGGCGCGGAATTATCCGTTTGAGTACTGGCAGTATGAGAATGTGGATCATTATAACGTGGAGATAGAGATGGATCTGCCTGAGGGGAAGGTGTTCGACCAGGTACCATCTGATGTGAAAGCTACGTTCAGGGACATGCGGTATGAGCTTACTTACCGGAAGGTGGGCCCAGGCAAACTGATCATAAACAGGCGCTTCCTGACGAATATCATCGACAACATACCGGCGTCAGAGGTGGCTCAGATGAAAGAATTTTTCAACTTGATAGTCAACGCAGAACAAAAATATATCTCCTTCAAATAG